In one window of Sinorhizobium chiapasense DNA:
- a CDS encoding methyltransferase domain-containing protein: protein MSDVAERRNYNLRDEIKAYWSERAATFDLSPGHEIFSEEERAAWHRLMRRHLGEGEGRLALDLASGTGVVSHLLDDLGFRVTGLDWAEPMLERARSKARERRRRISFRMGDAENTMEPDDHYDAVVNRHLVWTLVDPAAAFAEWLRVLKPGGTLLIVDGDFVNSTALERLFSKLSAWGQRAGLLKADTPSGSRRMMETHRSILSRVHFSQGARAEAVVDILRKAGFVDVEIDTDLSEIHRTQARNWNVFKALARKSQHRYAIRASKPSS from the coding sequence ATGAGCGACGTGGCTGAGCGGCGGAACTATAACCTTCGCGACGAAATCAAGGCCTATTGGTCGGAGCGCGCGGCAACCTTCGACCTTTCTCCCGGACACGAGATTTTCTCGGAGGAAGAGCGTGCGGCGTGGCACCGGCTGATGCGGCGCCATCTCGGTGAGGGCGAAGGCCGCCTGGCGCTGGACCTCGCAAGCGGCACCGGCGTCGTCTCGCACCTGCTTGACGACCTCGGCTTCCGGGTGACCGGCCTCGACTGGGCCGAACCCATGCTCGAGCGGGCGCGCAGCAAGGCGCGCGAGCGCCGGCGCAGGATTTCCTTCCGCATGGGCGATGCCGAAAACACGATGGAGCCGGACGATCACTACGATGCGGTGGTCAACCGGCATCTGGTCTGGACGCTGGTCGACCCGGCCGCAGCTTTCGCGGAATGGCTGCGCGTCTTGAAGCCGGGCGGCACGCTGCTCATCGTCGACGGCGACTTCGTCAACTCGACCGCGCTGGAGCGGCTGTTCTCGAAGCTCAGCGCCTGGGGGCAGCGCGCCGGGCTTCTAAAAGCGGACACCCCATCCGGCTCCCGCCGAATGATGGAGACACACAGGAGCATCCTCTCGCGTGTCCATTTCTCGCAAGGCGCGCGAGCCGAAGCAGTGGTCGACATTCTTCGGAAGGCTGGATTTGTCGATGTCGAGATCGATACCGATCTCAGCGAAATCCATCGGACGCAGGCGAGAAACTGGAATGTCTTCAAGGCGCTCGCACGCAAGAGCCAGCACCGCTACGCGATCCGCGCAAGCAAGCCGTCGAGCTGA
- a CDS encoding Crp/Fnr family transcriptional regulator, producing MAALDRTLVKSLPLFQKMSDQELDQLLAYATVRRVPQNEAVFEQGATADFFYLLLHGRLKVTQVTRDGQQIIVRVVNPGDLFGFARALQRNDYPGTATSATESLVLAWPTELWNVFVEMNPHLAVNAMHTIGQRLDEAHTRIREMSTEEVERRVAHAVLRLADKAGRREQSGVRIDFPISRQDIAEMTGTTLHTVSRILSAWEGRGLVQGGRQKLVLCDIPGLKRLAEQAEEQ from the coding sequence GTGGCCGCGCTCGACCGAACACTCGTCAAATCACTCCCATTGTTTCAGAAGATGAGCGACCAGGAGCTCGATCAGCTGCTGGCGTACGCGACCGTCCGGCGCGTTCCGCAAAACGAGGCGGTATTCGAGCAGGGGGCGACAGCTGATTTCTTCTACCTGCTGCTGCATGGGCGCCTGAAGGTAACCCAAGTGACGCGGGACGGTCAGCAGATCATCGTTCGGGTCGTCAATCCCGGCGATCTCTTCGGCTTTGCCCGCGCCCTTCAGCGCAACGACTATCCCGGAACTGCGACGTCGGCGACCGAAAGCCTGGTGCTCGCCTGGCCGACGGAGCTCTGGAACGTCTTCGTCGAGATGAACCCGCATCTCGCCGTCAATGCCATGCATACGATCGGCCAGCGGCTGGACGAGGCGCATACCCGAATCCGCGAGATGTCGACCGAGGAGGTCGAACGGCGCGTTGCGCATGCGGTGCTGCGGCTCGCCGACAAGGCCGGCCGCCGCGAACAGAGCGGGGTGCGCATCGATTTCCCGATCTCGCGGCAGGATATCGCCGAGATGACCGGCACGACACTGCATACCGTCTCGCGAATATTGAGCGCCTGGGAAGGACGCGGTCTTGTCCAGGGCGGCAGGCAGAAGCTCGTCCTTTGCGACATTCCCGGGCTGAAGCGCCTCGCCGAACAGGCCGAAGAACAATAG
- a CDS encoding formylglycine-generating enzyme family protein, whose product MSKKNRKTSPSILSLTVPAALLVALSVTVSAKLGLFDPVGPVSGLAIKGPETVVIEPRQMRYRAEGHFLKRGLAVDAPLVDAALRAPFAITKYQVSRGEYRRCVEDGACQAPEAGDGGDDVPVTGVNYSDAENYATWLTAQTGEIWRLPTDEQWAFAAGSKFPDDALGIDAESDNPALRWLADYEREASRQKSPDPRPQRRGTFGVNEYGVADVGGNVWEWTRTCHRRVTIGDRGEVLKEQPACGIYVVDGKHRASMSFFVREPKSGGCAVGVPPDNLGFRLVRDDRWYARVLFAFERRRAGAV is encoded by the coding sequence ATGAGCAAGAAGAACCGGAAAACTTCGCCGTCGATCCTCTCGCTGACTGTGCCAGCGGCCCTGCTCGTCGCTCTCAGCGTTACGGTGTCTGCGAAACTCGGCCTGTTCGATCCGGTGGGGCCGGTCTCCGGCCTTGCGATCAAAGGGCCGGAGACCGTCGTAATAGAACCAAGACAGATGCGTTATCGCGCCGAAGGACACTTTCTGAAACGGGGTCTGGCCGTCGATGCGCCTCTGGTCGATGCCGCACTCAGAGCGCCCTTCGCGATCACCAAGTACCAGGTCAGCCGCGGTGAATATCGCCGTTGCGTCGAGGATGGCGCCTGCCAGGCGCCGGAAGCCGGGGACGGCGGTGACGACGTGCCGGTCACGGGTGTCAACTACAGCGACGCAGAGAATTACGCCACGTGGCTTACGGCGCAGACTGGAGAGATCTGGCGACTTCCGACCGACGAGCAGTGGGCCTTCGCCGCCGGCAGCAAATTTCCCGACGATGCGCTGGGGATCGATGCCGAAAGCGACAATCCGGCACTGCGCTGGCTCGCCGACTACGAGCGTGAGGCAAGCCGCCAGAAGTCGCCCGATCCGCGGCCCCAGCGTCGCGGTACCTTCGGGGTAAACGAATACGGTGTGGCGGATGTCGGCGGCAATGTCTGGGAGTGGACCAGGACTTGCCATCGCCGGGTGACGATCGGCGATCGCGGCGAGGTGCTGAAGGAACAGCCGGCCTGCGGCATCTATGTCGTCGACGGCAAGCACCGCGCCTCCATGAGCTTCTTCGTGCGCGAGCCGAAGAGCGGCGGCTGTGCCGTAGGCGTTCCGCCGGACAATCTCGGCTTCCGCCTCGTGCGCGACGATCGCTGGTACGCCCGTGTGCTTTTTGCGTTCGAGCGGCGTCGCGCGGGTGCGGTATGA
- the nirK gene encoding copper-containing nitrite reductase — translation MSEQLQMTRRTVLAGAAFAGALTPLLQTATAQAAPAAAVATPPVDISTLPRVKVELVKPPFVHVHEQAAKAGPRIVEFTMTIQEKKLVIDGDGTEINAMTFNGSVPGPLMVVHEGDYVELTLINPDTNTLLHNIDFHAATGALGGGGLTKVNPGEEAVLRFKATKPGVFVYHCAPEGMVPWHVTSGMNGAIMVLPRDGLKDEKGQALTYDRVYYVGEQDFYVPRDEAGNYKKYETPGDAYEDTVKAMRTLTPTHVVFNGAVGALTGENALTAAVGERVLIIHSQANRDTRPHLIGGHGDYVWATGKFRNPPELDQETWLIPGGTAGAAFYTFRQPGIYAYVNHNLIEAFELGAAGHFKVTGEWNDDLMTSVVKPASM, via the coding sequence ATGAGTGAACAGCTTCAGATGACTCGCAGGACGGTTCTTGCCGGCGCGGCCTTCGCAGGCGCCTTGACGCCACTCTTGCAGACGGCGACCGCGCAGGCGGCGCCCGCGGCCGCGGTGGCCACTCCGCCGGTCGACATCTCGACCTTGCCGCGCGTGAAGGTGGAGCTCGTTAAGCCGCCTTTCGTCCATGTGCATGAACAGGCGGCCAAGGCCGGTCCTCGCATCGTCGAATTCACGATGACCATTCAGGAAAAGAAGCTCGTGATCGACGGCGACGGAACGGAAATCAACGCCATGACTTTCAATGGCTCGGTACCGGGCCCGCTGATGGTCGTGCACGAGGGCGATTATGTCGAACTCACGCTGATCAACCCGGACACCAACACGCTCTTGCACAATATCGACTTTCACGCCGCGACCGGTGCGCTCGGCGGCGGCGGCCTGACGAAGGTCAATCCCGGCGAAGAGGCAGTTCTGCGCTTCAAGGCAACCAAGCCGGGCGTGTTCGTCTACCATTGCGCGCCGGAAGGCATGGTGCCCTGGCACGTCACCTCGGGCATGAACGGCGCAATCATGGTGCTGCCGCGCGACGGCCTCAAGGACGAAAAGGGCCAGGCGCTCACCTATGACCGCGTCTACTATGTCGGCGAACAGGATTTCTACGTGCCGCGCGACGAGGCCGGCAACTACAAGAAGTACGAAACCCCCGGCGACGCCTACGAGGACACGGTCAAGGCCATGCGCACGCTGACTCCGACGCATGTCGTCTTCAACGGTGCCGTGGGGGCGCTTACCGGCGAGAACGCCTTGACCGCCGCCGTCGGCGAACGGGTGCTGATCATCCATTCGCAGGCGAACCGCGATACGCGGCCGCACCTCATCGGCGGACATGGTGACTACGTCTGGGCGACCGGCAAGTTCCGCAATCCGCCCGAGCTGGATCAGGAGACATGGCTCATCCCCGGCGGCACGGCGGGCGCGGCTTTCTACACATTCCGGCAGCCCGGCATCTATGCATATGTCAACCACAATCTGATCGAAGCGTTCGAACTCGGCGCGGCCGGCCATTTCAAGGTCACCGGCGAATGGAACGACGATCTGATGACGTCGGTGGTCAAGCCGGCATCGATGTAA
- a CDS encoding NnrS family protein, whose protein sequence is MFRMRSKSPPRGSIPRGLATTGPVLFSYGFRPFFLGAGLWAVGAMAAWIAALSAGIDIAGVYGAAHWHAHEMLFGFSSAVLAGFLLTAVPNWTGRLPVSGLPLALIFGLWLAGRLALLATDLLGLTPAAAVEALFLPTLLAICAREVIAGRKWKDLKVIGGLVLLSCANVHFHLAVLAEANVDTAARLAIGAYVMLIMIVGGRILPSFTRNWLNKFGRTDFPVPYNRLDTVAILTGIAALASWALAPEHVLTAAIATIASLLHIARLLRWRGWTTYPEKLLLVLHIAYAFVPLGFAGIAAGALGALGEYPVMHILTVGVMACMMLAVMTRASRGHTGRPLTASPITSASYVAIIGAALVRPFAEVVPAYYHVLAAVSGALWICAFTLFCLEYGPMLVRNRRSPRGAA, encoded by the coding sequence ATGTTTCGTATGCGCAGCAAATCGCCGCCCCGTGGGAGCATACCGCGCGGGCTTGCCACCACCGGGCCCGTTCTCTTCTCCTATGGCTTCAGGCCGTTCTTTCTCGGAGCAGGTCTTTGGGCTGTCGGCGCGATGGCCGCGTGGATCGCGGCGCTAAGCGCGGGCATCGATATCGCTGGGGTCTACGGCGCCGCGCACTGGCATGCCCATGAAATGTTGTTCGGTTTCTCATCCGCCGTGCTCGCGGGCTTCCTCCTGACGGCGGTGCCGAACTGGACCGGCAGGCTTCCTGTGTCGGGCCTGCCGCTCGCCTTGATCTTCGGCCTCTGGCTCGCCGGCCGGTTGGCGTTGCTCGCAACCGATCTTCTCGGCCTGACGCCGGCGGCCGCTGTCGAAGCATTGTTTCTACCGACGCTACTGGCGATCTGCGCCCGCGAAGTGATCGCGGGTCGGAAATGGAAGGACCTGAAGGTGATCGGCGGATTGGTGTTGCTGTCGTGCGCCAACGTGCATTTCCACCTCGCGGTGCTGGCCGAGGCCAACGTCGATACGGCGGCAAGGCTGGCGATCGGGGCCTATGTCATGCTGATCATGATCGTCGGGGGACGAATTCTGCCGAGCTTCACGCGCAATTGGCTGAACAAGTTCGGCCGCACCGATTTTCCCGTGCCCTATAATCGCTTGGACACCGTCGCCATCCTGACGGGCATCGCAGCGCTCGCTTCCTGGGCGCTGGCGCCGGAACATGTGCTCACCGCCGCAATCGCGACAATCGCATCCTTGCTTCACATTGCCCGCCTGCTTCGCTGGCGCGGCTGGACGACCTATCCCGAGAAGCTGCTCCTCGTGCTGCACATCGCCTACGCCTTCGTGCCCTTGGGGTTCGCCGGGATTGCCGCAGGCGCGCTCGGCGCACTCGGGGAATACCCGGTGATGCACATCCTGACCGTCGGCGTCATGGCGTGCATGATGCTGGCGGTAATGACCCGCGCAAGCCGGGGACACACCGGCCGGCCGTTGACGGCGTCGCCGATCACCAGCGCATCCTACGTGGCAATCATCGGCGCGGCGCTGGTGCGGCCCTTCGCGGAAGTCGTGCCGGCCTATTACCACGTCCTGGCCGCCGTATCGGGCGCCCTTTGGATATGCGCATTCACCCTGTTCTGCCTGGAATACGGGCCGATGCTGGTGCGCAACCGCCGCTCGCCGCGCGGCGCGGCCTGA
- a CDS encoding M10 family metallopeptidase: MSGTGKSIKFVQPTGNSLINGVLSSVAWNGTITYAFPTAAGSYSYSGEKNSSFAAVSAAQKNAALFAMEQSFGSAANDGFSVEGFTNASLALGSANTATVRFAQSKVPSTAYAYYPGTNPEAGDIWFGTAYAGTVNDYRTPVAGNYAWHTLLHELGHALGLSHGHEADDYGALPAQYNSIEYSIMTYSGFIGSGNAYWYERFGAPQTFMMADIAALQEMYGADFTTNSGNTVYKWTPGSGATLVNGATAIAPGANRIFATVWDGGGTDTYDLSAYKTGLKIDLRPGQASTFSADQLAYLGGGPNDGYARGNIFNALLYHGDTRSLIENVLGGSASDSIIGNQAANTLRGNAGNDALSGYSGNDLLDGGVGNDSLYGGAGADRLTGGTGADRFLFKALTETTVATTGRDTLYDFVASQSDRLDLSAIDANTTATGNQAFVFVGTAAFSGGKGELRYDRAASDTYIYGDVNGDRKADFAIHLDDAVAMQKGYFVL, from the coding sequence ATGAGCGGAACGGGCAAATCCATCAAATTTGTGCAGCCAACCGGGAACAGCCTCATTAACGGGGTGCTCTCGAGTGTGGCGTGGAACGGCACGATCACCTATGCCTTTCCCACAGCCGCCGGCAGCTACAGCTACAGTGGGGAAAAGAACAGCAGCTTTGCTGCCGTATCGGCGGCTCAGAAAAACGCCGCACTCTTCGCCATGGAGCAATCCTTCGGTTCCGCCGCCAATGACGGCTTCTCCGTCGAAGGCTTCACCAACGCCAGCTTGGCCCTCGGCAGCGCCAACACCGCGACAGTCCGGTTCGCGCAGTCGAAGGTGCCGTCAACAGCCTATGCCTATTACCCGGGTACCAATCCTGAAGCCGGCGACATCTGGTTCGGTACGGCCTATGCCGGCACCGTTAATGACTATCGCACGCCCGTGGCCGGAAACTACGCGTGGCATACGCTGCTGCACGAGCTTGGTCATGCACTCGGCCTGTCGCACGGGCATGAGGCCGACGACTACGGGGCGCTGCCCGCGCAATATAATTCGATCGAATATTCGATCATGACCTACAGCGGCTTCATCGGCTCCGGCAACGCCTATTGGTACGAGCGCTTCGGTGCGCCGCAAACCTTCATGATGGCCGACATCGCCGCGCTGCAGGAGATGTATGGCGCCGACTTCACGACCAACAGCGGCAACACCGTCTATAAATGGACACCGGGAAGCGGCGCCACGCTGGTCAACGGCGCGACCGCCATCGCCCCAGGCGCCAACCGGATTTTCGCGACTGTCTGGGATGGCGGCGGGACCGACACCTACGACCTCTCCGCCTACAAGACCGGGCTCAAGATCGACTTGCGCCCCGGCCAAGCCTCGACCTTCAGCGCCGACCAGCTTGCCTATCTCGGCGGCGGTCCGAACGACGGCTACGCGCGCGGCAATATCTTCAATGCCCTGCTTTACCATGGCGACACGCGCTCGCTGATCGAAAACGTTCTGGGCGGATCGGCCAGCGATTCGATCATCGGCAACCAGGCCGCCAACACGCTTCGCGGCAATGCCGGCAACGACGCGCTGAGCGGCTACAGCGGCAACGACTTGCTCGACGGCGGCGTCGGCAATGACAGCCTGTATGGCGGCGCCGGAGCGGACAGGCTGACCGGCGGGACCGGAGCCGACAGGTTTCTCTTCAAGGCGCTCACGGAAACGACCGTCGCCACGACTGGCCGTGACACGCTCTACGATTTCGTCGCCTCGCAATCGGACAGGCTCGACCTTTCGGCGATCGACGCCAACACGACGGCGACGGGAAACCAGGCATTCGTCTTCGTCGGAACAGCCGCTTTTTCCGGCGGCAAGGGCGAGCTGCGCTACGACCGCGCGGCGTCCGACACCTATATTTATGGTGACGTCAACGGCGACAGGAAGGCGGATTTCGCCATTCACCTCGACGATGCCGTGGCCATGCAGAAGGGTTACTTCGTTCTCTGA